The sequence AGGGCCGACACCAAAAAATGCCCAGAGCCCACGGCGACATCGGCAACGCGGATGTCATCAACAATTTCATTCGCTTCTGAAATATCTTCAATCTTGTCCGAGACATCTTCCAAATTTTCGCATTTCCAGGACTTTTTCTCGTTGAACTTCTGCACTACCGTCCGTTCCAGCACATCGCGGGCCACGTAGTCGGTGATGAACCCAGGCGTAAAGAAACTGCCGTCTTTGTAGCCGTTGATTTTTTCGAAGATGAGTCCGAGAACCGACGCGTTGATGAGCGTCTTGCTCGTAGAGGTCACGCCGCCTTGGGCATCGCTTGCGAAGTTGTACGCATCGAGGAACTTGAAGATGTAATCCAGATTCGGGAGCGTGCCTTTTGCGCGTTTGCCGCGTTCGTCCTTCAAAACGGTCTTGTTGAAAATTTCAAGATCATTATCCAAGAGATTCCCAATCATCAGTTTCGATTCATCTTCCGTGGGTTCGAAAAGGGAGCTGTTCAGATAGGGAACATTCGGATATTTAGCTTTTACATCTGCGTCACGGTCATCAACCTTTTTCCCAAGAACTTTAAAAAAGAAAATATTGAGTTCATCAAAACCCTTAATTTTGTCCGAACTCATGAACCGGTAGGATGCATCACCCTTTTGATACATAAGGATCTGAGATTCCACCAACTTAAGAAATAATAGGCGGTTTATCCATGTGATACAGAGGCGAAGTGCGGTTTCTTCACATTTATTCGCATCGGATTCTTTGATTTCTAACTGATAAATAGCACTTTCAAGGAGGCTCGCCTTGTCGCGATTTGCGGGCTTCTTGCGTCGGATGACTTTCTTGCTGCCCTTGTCTTCTTTTACTTCTTCGAGGCCAATGATGTGCAAGAGTTCCGCATAAAAGTTGCGGTCGAGACTGTTGCTGTCGTTTGCGAAAGGCTTCGCGAGGAGGGTTTCCGGGGAGAGGAATTTGAAAAGAGGGAGGAGCTTTTTAGATCCTTCGACTCCGCTTACGCTCCGCTCAGGATGACACGCTGGCGGAGATTGCTTCGCGGAGTTTATCCCGGACTTTGATCCGGGACTCGCAATGACGTTTTTGCAAGCATCTTCCAAATTAAAATGCACAACGTTGATGTCGCAGGAGGCGAGGAAATCGTCGATGGCGGGTTTCGCGATTTCGTTGTAGAAATCGGATGTCTTGTTGCCGCTCATCTGATTCGCCTTGAATTTCAGGAACTGATCGTATATCGGTTTCGTCTTGTTCCCAAAATAGCGGATAAAATCTTTAACGTCGAAGAAATACCATTCGTCAAAATTTGTGATGGCGAGCCACTTGATTTCGTGATTGCCCGAATGCACGTATTCCAGCATAAAGTAATAGACGAGTTCCTGCAACGATTTTACGTTCGGATGCTCCGCCGAAAGCATTTCTGCCGCATTCGTCGGCGATTTCGCTTCGATAATCACCGCCGGCTTTGCACTTGCCGTATTGCCGTTAAAAACGCACAAGTCTATCGGGCGGTTGACCTGCACCGAATAATCGGGTTCAAAAATCTTGCGTAAAAAGTTCCAGATTTCGCCCTTGTGGTATTCTTCGTCCTGCGCCGGGTTCCGCTTGCTATAAAGATTCCTAAGCGAAAGCTTGAAATCCTCCATCTTTTCGACGGGGACAGGGAGCTTGAGAAACGCGGAATTGACGGACTTTTTAGGCGAAATGAACTTGATTGACATACAACGGAAATATACCCTTTTTTGAAGACAAAAGATGGCAATCCTAAGTTTTTTGAGGCAAATCCCGTTTTTTTGCAGTCGGGGCGTTGCGGGGTGTCCCCGCTAGAGGGGGTAGCGTATGCCACAGGGAGATCCCCGCCTGCGCGGGGATGACATGGGGCAGAAGCGAGGGGGAGACTTCCCCCTTCAAAAAAATCGCACAGGCCTATTGACAATTTGTAGCCGATTGGCTACATTGTGGGAGGACAGGAGTTGAACAATGAAAAAAATTGATGCAAAGGTCTCTGATTTGGATGTCGCAGATCTTCTTAAAACAGAAGAAGACGTGAAACTCTTTTTGGAAGAAGCCCTTGCCGAAAACGACCCCGTCCTCTGGCAACATGCCATTGGAGATGCAGCCCGGTCAATCGGAATGGCAAAAATCGCCGCGTCTGCGGGACTGAATCGCGAAAGTTTGTACAAGGCGCTAAGAGAAGACGCGCATCCGAGATTCGACACCATCATGCGTGTGCTGAACGCCATGGGTTTAAAACTCTGCATAACCCCCTGTGCAGTCGCCGAGAAAAAGGCCGTGTACAAAGTTTAACTCCCAGCACCAGAAAAGGTGGTATTATGGATCGCGGATATATACCATCCGCGGGGTAAAGGTGATGCTCGATGCCGACTTGGTGGAAATCTACGTTTACGCATCCGGTTGTTGGCCGTCGTGCGCTTTCCATGCGCATTCCGTCACCAGCATATCCGTAAATCGAGCCGTGAAGCTGGAATTTTCCGGGCTGCATGCATATATGCCAAACCGAATTTTTCCGGCTCCTTCGAGCATGTGGCAAATCCGCATTTGGGAAAACTGCACCCCGTCTCGAGAACATTCTATGCAGTAGTCATCTTCGCGCCTGCTGAGCCTATACCACATGGATTTTACATCTGCAGGAATCGCGGTCGTCGCCCAGTCTGAATACCCGCGGTTTGTCACGACGGAACCCAGGTGCTGGAATTTTTCATTCTCATATTCGACCGACGCCTTAAGCCAATTTTCCGAATCCAGATACAGCGCCACCCCGCACTGGTCGAAGCGATGACGACTTTCGGAAAAATCGGTTTTGGCGACAAAGGAAAAGAACTTTTCTTCTGTTTCCATCTGCAGAACCGGAGCGTTATCGTTTCTGAAATGATAGTAGGTCCTTTGCCAAAGGTCTGTATGCGGGGCGGTCACAATTTCGACGCCTTCCTGATTGATGCTGTAGTTCCGGGGTTCCCTGACCCATTTCATTTTAGAAATATCAAACATTTCTGTGGCCTTTGAATTTGTCCCTATCCGAATTTATTCCAACATATTGCAACCGACGCAAGGATTGATTTTGTGATCGTGAACGGAGACGACTTCGACCTGATGCTTTTGCGAAGCACCCTTCACGAACGCATCCACCAATAAATCCGTATTGCCGCCCTTGCGCGGGCTACCCGAAAGAATCAGAATGTTCATACCTAATCCACTGCGATATGCTTTGTTGCTATAATCTATAAAAACAGCTAGAGATTGCCAAGTCCTCTCGCCCAGCGCCAAGACATTCTATATTTATCAAAAAATGGATCCCCTCCCTGACGGTCGAGGATGACAACAAACAAACCTGCAACGAGTTTATTATGGAAGAGACTTTCAAGACCAGAGGCGTTTGCGCGACAACAATCCAGTTTACGCGCGACGGAGACAAAATCAGGAACATCCGCTTTACGGGCGGATGCAACGGCAACCTGAAGGCAATCGCAAAGCTCTGCGAAGGCATGAGCGCCGAAGATATCGCGGCAAAGCTCCTGGGCAACACCTGCGGCGGGAAGCCCACTTCGTGCGCCGACCAGTTGGCCCGCGCCGTCCTCGGGAAAGAAGCTATTTCCAACGTTTGAGGGTCGGGAAATACTTATTTACAAGCTACTTCTGCCGGCACATCAGCGCTTCTTTCATCGTGTATTCTTCGTACTTTTTCTTATTGTCCTTGCGTTTATAAAATTCCGCAATATTGTGAATCACAACGCAGTCAGAAGTATTCAACTTGTAAGCTCGCTCTAGATACACTATCGCGCTGTCACTCTTTTGGAGCAAATGAACAACGCTCATAGCGTTCAGCGCTTCTACACTGTTGGGGAGAAACTTGAGCATTTGGCGGGCAAGCATTTCGTAGCACGGATCATTCTCCGATTCGAAGTGCTTTCTAGCGGCAATGGTGAACTCCTTTTCTAGAAGTTCGTCTGCATTGCCAATTTTTTCTCCGTCCTTGAGTTCGCACTTGTCCCTTTTCGTCTTCAATAGTTCATGGATTTTCTCGAAGTACTCGACCTGCGCCTTGCAGTTTTCCATTTCACCGTTCAACTGAACCTGTCCGAGCCAGACATCGATTCGGTAAGGGAACCTCTTGAGTGCGGAATCCAGTATCGTCGAAGCCTCCTTAAGGCTTTCAAAGGAATAGACAGAACGAATGGAATTACCTGATGCACGAATTTCTTGTTTAATCACGCCATTCGCCTTCGCAATCCATTCTTCGGGAGTATCCGCGAACAATTGTACGAAAAACACAGCCAATAGTGAAAAGAACTTTTTCATAACTACAATTATAGTTTTTTATTCCATTCTAGAAGTTGTCAGTATAAACTTTGTCATCAAGCGGGCAGGTGTAACTCCATTCTTGCGCGATTCATTCAAAGTTCTTTTTGACAATGCGCTTGAATATGAACTTGAATAGCAGGGAAGCAAGATGGAATAGTCGTCAAAGAAAAGCCTGAAGGGGATCTTTTGGGCTTAATTTTAAAAGGAAGTTTTTATTTAATCCTATAAATTTTCAAAACCGCAAGGAACTTCGGTATCGATGAAACCCGCGCCGCGAATTACGTGAATGATGGCGAAGGAATCCGCATGATGTACAATGCAGAATGTTGTCTCATAAGCGACATCCGCCAAAACCGCGCAAACGAACGCAGGTGGAAGCAGAAAATCGATGCCGACTACAAACGTCGAGGCAGGCGCTAATCAGCGAGTAAGACCTTTTCCAAGAACGAGACGGTCTGCGGCACATCGCCACTGGTATCGAGCCATGCGCGGGTATGCGGCAAGAGATCATCTTTTGCCGCAATTTCGATTTTCATTATATCCGTTTCTACCGCACGGCAATCTTTACGGTCTGTTTGCCACAGCGAACCAGATAGACGCCAGCCCTCGACACAGGAATAGAATGCGTATTCGCCGTAGCAGTACCCATCCAAACCTTCGAGCCTTTCACATCGAATACAGCAATCTTTTTGCCTTGCAAATTCCCTTGCAGCAATATATTCTTGTCGCCTGCAGTTGCTACAAAAGCACTCGGGACTTTTTTCTGTTGCACAGGGATTACAACTTCGGCGCTATCTTTATTAGCCCCGGGAATTACGCTTTCCTTGCCAGAGAATATGGGGAACCCGCCATTCACGCCTTTTTCATCAAAAGCGAATGCATCTCCCAACCTTTCTGCAAATTCCTTCGTCTTCATTTCTTCGGCAGAAAGGCCTGTCGAATCCTCGTCATTTCGCTTGATGTGGAACATGGAGTTAAAATCGCAAGACTTAGCACTGCACGATATCATGTACCTTGTGGTATCCGTCGTATAGAGATTTTTGACGAGGATATTCGACCCACCCATAGCACTTCCATTTATGTAGGCAATACCGTATATCGATGAATTGGACGAAGATTTCACCGTGCCACGATGGTAAGCGTTTACCAGATAGGAATCCGTTGTTTGGTACAGACTCAAATAACCGACAATTCCCGCGATATTGGAACGTCCTTCAATGGTTCCCGTATTATAGACCCTATCGATGCGTGCTCCTGTCCAAACATAGCCAAGAATTCCTCCCCCATACTTATTCGCATATACATACGAATTATCATTCCAGCAATTAGAGATTGTCGACGAGACTGCATACGCAGCAATCGCAGCGGCATGATCCGCCGTAAAACGGGAATCCTTTACACCTAAATTCTTGACAGTTGCTTTATACAGGTAATTAAAGAATCCCGCATGGACAGAATCCCGCCTTACAATGCCACTAACAGTATGATTACCACCATCAAACGAGCCTCCAAATGGAAGTCTTTCCGAATATCCCAGCGGAATCCATTTATCCGTAGAATCAAACTTGATATCGCTCGTTAGCTTGAAGTGACTGTTAGCATAGACTATTCTCATGAGCGTATCAAGCAACAGATCGGACAAACGCATCAGATCTTCCTTAGTTTCGACAAGGAACGGGCTTGCTTCGGAACCATTTCCCTTAAAATCGAACGCGAGTATAGGGTAACCGTCGTTAACATTTTCTTCGTCGGCCCTAAAGGTGCGTCCCATCTTATCGGCAGTCGCCTTATCCTTGAATTCCGTTGCTGTAAAGCTCGCTGAATCCACTACATTGACGCTGTCGGGCATATGCCCCGCAAGCGCAAGGCCATCTTTCTGGTAATAGACGCCAGCTACATTCGAGGACCAAATCCCATTTTGTTTTCCATAATAACGCAACCCCTGTCCAACAATCGCACCAACCTTCAAGGGGTTTCCCAAGTTATCGATGGAGCCAGCATTATACACATCGTGCAATATGTCCGCCTTTCCCGCAATACCGCCGACATAGTCATAACCCGTAATTTTCCCGCGGTTAAACGATTTGCTAACCGAAGCCGGAAGGCCCGAAATACCTCCAACGTAACTCGAGCCAGAAACATCTCCGTAGTTTTCGGCATACAGGATATTCCCATCTTGTGCGGAAATGCCACCCGCATAGAAACGCCCAGTTATGTTTCCCTTGTTCACGACATTGTAAAGGTTTACCGTACCTAGTCTAGGCCGCATTCCAAAAATGCCACCCGCATTTTCCGAAGCGGAGACATCAGCCATATTGACCGTATTTCGGATTGTCCCATATATAGCCGTCGCAACGACCCCTGCCGTAGCCGCACGGCTCATCCACGACAAAGTCTCGCGATAATGATAAGCAGCCGTTACACTTCCAGATACTTTCAAATTCGAGACTTCAACATTACCCACATGGCAAATCAGTCCTGCCGCATAGACAGCACCCATGACATCGGCATTTTCGAGGAACAGGTTTTTAAAGACAGCAGTTTTCACAGAATCTATAAATGCACCGCACCCATTCTCGTTGTGGGAATACAAATTCGAAATCTTGTGGTTACCACCATCGTAGTCGACTTCAAACAAAGTATCTGGAATCCAGTTCATCGAGGCATCCCATTCGATGTCCTCCGTCTGCCTGTAATACGGCGCTTCCTGCAATGTATAGGCTTGGGAACGCTTCTTGAACTTAATCAAGTCATCAAGTGAAGAAATCAGGAACGGGCTTTCCTTGGTTCCCTTGCCTGCCAGGTATTTGAAGTTCTTGTTTTCGGTAAGCAGGATGGGGAAGCCATCATTGATTTTCACCTTTCCCGAATCGGGTATAAAGCTTGGGCCCAGCGAATCCACATAAAGGTCGATTTGGCTTTCCCTAATCTTTTCTGCAACCAAGCCCCCGTTTTCATAAACTTCCTTGAAGTTCACACACTTGTAGCAAGAAGCCGAGTCTTTGTAAAGAGCCTCATATAGGGGCTGCACACTGCTTACGCCACGGACCCTTCCCGCATTGTACGAGTATTTCATAGGAATGTAATAAACATTTCTGGGACGGCTATACTTTGCAAAAATTCCAGCAACTGTATCTTCGCCAATAACTTCGCCCATATTTCTCAGGAACCCCGCCCTGATCGGGTACGCGTCTTTATTTTCGGGCTTTTCATTGAAAGAATTAACCCCCGCAATACCCCCGACATTAACCTTGCCAACAATGGTGCCATAGTTTTTAAGGTTAATCGCTTTCATTTCAGTTTTATCAAGGCCCCCATAAATGCCACCGACATTTCGTTCTCCATAGACAGAACCGTAATTATCGCTGTTTCTCATTTCTCCAGAATTTACCGCCCCGACAATGCCACCGACATGGTTTTTCCCCTTCACGGAACCCTTGAACACCAAGCCATTCGAAACCATTTGGGAAGCTTTCCCAATAATACCGCCAACGTTATCGTTTCCTTCCACAATGGCATCGACATATAC comes from Fibrobacter sp. UWH4 and encodes:
- a CDS encoding flavodoxin family protein is translated as MNILILSGSPRKGGNTDLLVDAFVKGASQKHQVEVVSVHDHKINPCVGCNMLE
- a CDS encoding DUF1349 domain-containing protein, whose protein sequence is MKWVREPRNYSINQEGVEIVTAPHTDLWQRTYYHFRNDNAPVLQMETEEKFFSFVAKTDFSESRHRFDQCGVALYLDSENWLKASVEYENEKFQHLGSVVTNRGYSDWATTAIPADVKSMWYRLSRREDDYCIECSRDGVQFSQMRICHMLEGAGKIRFGIYACSPENSSFTARFTDMLVTECAWKAHDGQQPDA
- a CDS encoding TIGR03905 family TSCPD domain-containing protein; amino-acid sequence: MEETFKTRGVCATTIQFTRDGDKIRNIRFTGGCNGNLKAIAKLCEGMSAEDIAAKLLGNTCGGKPTSCADQLARAVLGKEAISNV
- a CDS encoding addiction module antidote protein; the protein is MKKIDAKVSDLDVADLLKTEEDVKLFLEEALAENDPVLWQHAIGDAARSIGMAKIAASAGLNRESLYKALREDAHPRFDTIMRVLNAMGLKLCITPCAVAEKKAVYKV
- a CDS encoding lipopolysaccharide assembly protein LapB encodes the protein MKKFFSLLAVFFVQLFADTPEEWIAKANGVIKQEIRASGNSIRSVYSFESLKEASTILDSALKRFPYRIDVWLGQVQLNGEMENCKAQVEYFEKIHELLKTKRDKCELKDGEKIGNADELLEKEFTIAARKHFESENDPCYEMLARQMLKFLPNSVEALNAMSVVHLLQKSDSAIVYLERAYKLNTSDCVVIHNIAEFYKRKDNKKKYEEYTMKEALMCRQK